One genomic region from Streptomyces sp. NBC_00582 encodes:
- a CDS encoding sigma-70 family RNA polymerase sigma factor yields the protein MNAGTALAATKTTAEHELAALQREHGRPLFALLLRLCDGDRQRAEDLVQETLVRAWQHPEALRADTFDSVRPWLLTVGRRLAIDARRARQARPPEVGDAVLENAPVCADHAERAAAALDVREAVKTLTPEHREVLVLVYFQGASVAEAAEALGIPPGTVKSRAFYALRALRRVLPGYAPDLG from the coding sequence ATGAACGCCGGAACCGCCCTCGCCGCCACGAAGACGACCGCCGAACACGAACTCGCCGCGCTGCAGCGCGAGCACGGCCGGCCGCTCTTCGCGCTGCTGCTGAGGCTCTGCGACGGCGACCGCCAGCGGGCCGAGGACCTCGTCCAGGAGACCCTCGTCCGCGCCTGGCAGCATCCCGAGGCCCTGCGCGCCGACACCTTCGACTCCGTACGGCCCTGGCTGCTCACCGTAGGACGGCGGCTCGCGATAGACGCGCGGCGGGCCCGGCAGGCGCGGCCGCCGGAGGTCGGGGACGCGGTGCTGGAGAACGCCCCGGTCTGCGCCGACCACGCCGAACGGGCGGCCGCCGCCCTCGATGTGCGCGAGGCTGTGAAGACACTCACTCCCGAACACCGTGAAGTCCTGGTGCTCGTGTACTTCCAGGGGGCGAGTGTGGCGGAGGCCGCCGAGGCCCTCGGCATCCCACCCGGTACCGTGAAGTCCCGCGCGTTCTACGCGCTGCGCGCCCTGCGCCGGGTGCTTCCCGGATACGCGCCCGACCTGGGCTGA
- a CDS encoding MarR family winged helix-turn-helix transcriptional regulator, whose amino-acid sequence MNDTAHDTPLPPDELGRRLAEVFDLVGPLYRRALRKVEQGEEVEGASVGVRSVLDLLRRKGDLTVPQMGRVMALSRQFVQRMVNDAAAHGWVESVPNPAHQRSSLIRITEEGETLIATVLDREHALNRQVGGDLTDAEVRACVRVLTEMLKTFDHVDVED is encoded by the coding sequence GTGAACGACACCGCCCACGACACCCCCCTTCCCCCCGACGAACTGGGCCGGCGTCTGGCCGAGGTGTTCGATCTCGTCGGCCCGCTCTACCGGCGCGCGCTGCGCAAGGTGGAGCAGGGCGAGGAGGTCGAGGGCGCCTCGGTCGGGGTGCGCTCGGTGCTGGACCTGCTGCGCAGGAAGGGCGACCTGACGGTGCCGCAGATGGGCCGGGTCATGGCGCTGAGCCGGCAGTTCGTCCAGCGCATGGTCAACGACGCGGCGGCGCACGGCTGGGTGGAGAGCGTGCCCAACCCCGCGCACCAGCGGTCCTCGCTGATCCGGATCACCGAGGAGGGCGAGACGCTCATCGCCACCGTCCTCGACCGTGAGCACGCCCTGAACCGCCAGGTCGGCGGTGATCTCACCGACGCCGAGGTACGGGCCTGCGTGCGGGTGCTGACGGAGATGCTGAAGACGTTCGACCACGTCGACGTCGAGGACTGA
- a CDS encoding Fpg/Nei family DNA glycosylase: MPELPEVEALKDFLTEHVVGHEIVRVLPVAISVLKTYDPPVTAVEGHEVTSVHRYGKFLDLETDAGLHLVTHLARAGWLHWKDRLPDGPPRPGKGPLALRVALETGEGFDLTEAGTQKRLAVYVVPDPRQIPGVARLGPDPLAADFDEPRLAGLLAGERRQLKGALRDQSLLAGVGNAYSDEILHAARMSPFKLAASLNPQEVHTLYEALRTTLTEAVERSRGLAAGRLKAEKKSGLRVHGRTGEACPVCGDTIREVSFSDSSLQYCPTCQTGGKPLADRRLSRLLK, translated from the coding sequence ATGCCGGAACTCCCCGAGGTCGAAGCGCTGAAGGACTTCCTGACCGAGCACGTCGTCGGGCACGAGATCGTGCGCGTGCTGCCGGTGGCGATCAGCGTCCTGAAGACGTACGACCCTCCCGTCACGGCCGTCGAGGGGCACGAGGTCACCTCGGTGCACCGGTACGGCAAGTTCCTCGACCTGGAGACCGACGCCGGCCTCCATCTCGTCACCCACCTCGCCCGGGCCGGCTGGCTGCACTGGAAGGACCGACTGCCCGACGGCCCGCCCCGGCCCGGCAAGGGCCCCCTCGCCCTGCGGGTCGCCCTGGAGACGGGAGAGGGCTTCGACCTCACCGAGGCCGGCACCCAGAAGCGGCTCGCGGTGTACGTCGTCCCCGACCCCCGGCAGATCCCCGGAGTCGCCCGGCTCGGTCCCGACCCGCTCGCCGCCGACTTCGACGAGCCCCGCCTCGCCGGGCTCCTCGCGGGCGAACGCCGGCAGCTCAAGGGCGCGTTGCGCGACCAGAGCCTCCTCGCGGGCGTCGGCAACGCCTACAGCGACGAGATCCTGCACGCCGCGAGAATGTCCCCCTTCAAACTCGCTGCCTCCCTGAACCCGCAGGAGGTCCACACCCTCTACGAGGCCCTGCGCACCACCCTCACCGAGGCGGTCGAGCGGTCGCGGGGGCTGGCGGCCGGGCGGCTGAAGGCGGAGAAGAAGAGCGGGCTGCGCGTCCACGGCCGCACGGGTGAGGCGTGTCCGGTGTGCGGCGACACCATCCGCGAGGTCTCCTTCAGCGACTCCTCGCTCCAGTACTGCCCCACCTGCCAGACCGGCGGCAAGCCGCTCGCCGACCGGAGGCTCTCCCGGCTGCTGAAATGA
- a CDS encoding class F sortase → MSGYELSERAEEEERQKKRAPWGVIALVLLTGLALIRNGSGEFDIGPPQPAAAAAPDSRSATGTFGAAPAALPFAQPDRVAIPAISVNAPVIPVGLDADGWVGAPPPEDPNLAGWFTGGVSPGEKGTAVVVGHVDNKLGPAVFYGLGALKKGNRVEVTRQDGKTAVFEIYGIEVFAKNNFPGDRVYASKGAPELRVITCGGGFSKANGYDGNVVAFARLVEVR, encoded by the coding sequence ATGTCCGGTTACGAACTGTCCGAGCGGGCGGAAGAGGAGGAACGGCAGAAGAAGCGTGCCCCGTGGGGAGTGATAGCGCTTGTTCTGCTGACCGGTCTCGCGCTCATCCGGAATGGTTCGGGGGAGTTCGACATCGGTCCGCCGCAACCCGCCGCGGCGGCGGCCCCGGACAGCCGCAGCGCCACCGGCACGTTCGGTGCGGCCCCGGCCGCGCTGCCGTTCGCCCAGCCGGACCGGGTGGCGATTCCCGCCATCTCGGTGAACGCCCCGGTGATTCCGGTCGGGCTGGACGCGGACGGCTGGGTGGGTGCCCCGCCACCGGAGGACCCCAATCTGGCGGGCTGGTTCACCGGGGGCGTGTCGCCCGGCGAGAAGGGGACGGCGGTCGTGGTCGGCCACGTCGACAACAAGCTGGGCCCGGCCGTGTTCTACGGGCTCGGGGCTCTGAAGAAGGGCAACCGCGTCGAGGTGACGCGCCAGGACGGGAAGACGGCGGTGTTCGAGATCTACGGCATCGAGGTCTTCGCGAAGAACAACTTCCCCGGCGACCGCGTCTACGCCTCCAAGGGGGCGCCGGAGCTGCGGGTCATCACCTGCGGGGGCGGTTTCTCGAAGGCGAACGGCTACGACGGGAACGTCGTCGCCTTCGCCCGCCTGGTCGAGGTCCGCTGA
- a CDS encoding alpha/beta fold hydrolase, which produces MTAVAEPKYFPSSDGDLAYHEAGEGNLLVLVHSGFVDHRVFDAQIPALAETHRVIAPDVRGHGSSANASRPFRWTDDLAELLRHLDAGPAVLVGVSMGGVIVSDTLLEHPELVRAAVVCGASTGEFQDSDPWHQRIQAEIARTLAVGDLEGWLKAFLAYVPGPHRTLDAIDPDIPRRLREMALHTLSKHTPGEKDRLVRVTDTWSRVPKIDVPVLTLNGALDTADVITAAQRLADSVRHGRAVLIDGVAHYPNMERPQEFTAAIRDFLTSL; this is translated from the coding sequence ATGACTGCTGTTGCGGAACCGAAGTACTTCCCCTCCTCCGACGGCGACCTCGCCTACCACGAGGCAGGTGAGGGCAACCTTCTGGTCCTCGTCCACTCCGGATTCGTCGACCACCGTGTCTTCGACGCCCAGATCCCCGCCCTCGCCGAGACCCACCGGGTGATCGCGCCGGACGTGCGCGGCCACGGCTCCTCCGCCAACGCGAGCCGGCCGTTCCGCTGGACCGACGACCTCGCCGAGCTGCTGCGCCACCTCGACGCGGGCCCCGCCGTGCTCGTCGGCGTCTCGATGGGCGGCGTCATCGTGAGCGACACCCTGCTGGAACACCCGGAGCTGGTCCGGGCGGCCGTCGTGTGCGGCGCCTCGACGGGGGAGTTCCAGGACTCCGACCCCTGGCACCAGCGGATCCAGGCCGAGATCGCCCGCACCCTCGCGGTCGGTGACCTCGAAGGCTGGCTGAAGGCCTTCCTGGCCTACGTCCCGGGCCCGCACCGCACCCTCGACGCCATCGACCCGGACATCCCGCGCCGACTGCGCGAGATGGCCCTGCACACCCTGTCCAAGCACACGCCCGGCGAGAAGGACCGGCTGGTGCGGGTGACGGACACCTGGTCACGGGTGCCGAAGATCGACGTCCCGGTGCTCACCCTGAACGGCGCTCTCGACACCGCCGACGTGATCACGGCGGCCCAGCGGCTCGCCGACTCCGTGCGGCACGGGCGCGCCGTGCTCATCGACGGCGTCGCGCACTACCCGAACATGGAGAGGCCGCAGGAGTTCACCGCGGCGATCCGGGACTTCCTGACGTCCCTGTGA
- a CDS encoding caspase, EACC1-associated type, which produces MTTTRHALIIANDRYDDQGLGQLRAPAQDAVSLAEVLGDPEVGDFDVEVLRNERVDAIRRGIERFFSEGGREDTLMLHFSCHGLKSESGSLYFAARDTEPRLLEATAVSAQFVRHCMFRTRAKRTVLFLDCCYGGAFSRGSSSVRAAGDVHVLESFAGERLGGGRGWAVITASNSMEYAFEGTQLTRTAAPRPSVFTHAVVEGLTTGDADLDADGEVSLDELYEYVFDHVRQQSPHQTPGRTVDMQGDMYLAHSRRRRIVAKPVPPALRKAMDAANFYTRLGAVAELHAWTESTDLAKALGARDALEEIVQNDIRVVSDEARKALADSELRPDPVRLDFGRVPQHSETPHRPVHLLGPPLARACTPHPNPPAGDWLSAEESPEGLDIGVDTSRAGRLSGDLLLKGITGEVTLPVEAEIVPAPAPLPEPEPEPPPPPPPPPPSVRERAREATVSAGRQERSGGRSGIHTVPEGIGEGGVHGSPGHAVREGTGAGTGRAVPAGTEGGAPESGGAVGAPTAPPGVGADGDRPLPGGGHGGGAPAAPTGGGGKGHAVAPGAYGAPPAPKDTGGAGRAVPQGVHGHAPTITGEGGGHAVAPGPHGGGERPPPGDADDGERRTASDGTGGAGTRTVPERDGPGRGPRGRKWGRRRAADARAGQGEGGEAPARRHATAPSARAASTPAQESTPVQGPATGPQRAAVSVGAPRPAAGTGGRTRVQPSQRAPVLAGAGLVLAVASVGTAARAVYKGRSAVQALRDLKGDLGAHISDSGMLTALIVSLVTAAVALLLCALARRDLVLRPGRYPPSTASTTRSVVWTARLLAVPALVVGVVLAIAYPVANSIW; this is translated from the coding sequence ATGACCACCACCCGGCACGCGCTGATCATCGCCAATGACCGGTACGACGACCAGGGTCTCGGACAATTGCGGGCGCCGGCGCAGGACGCCGTCTCCCTCGCGGAAGTCCTGGGCGATCCGGAGGTCGGCGATTTCGATGTGGAAGTGTTGAGAAACGAGCGGGTGGACGCCATCCGGCGCGGCATCGAGCGGTTCTTTTCCGAGGGCGGCCGCGAGGACACGCTGATGCTGCACTTCTCCTGTCACGGCCTGAAAAGCGAATCCGGATCCCTCTATTTCGCGGCCCGGGACACTGAGCCCCGGCTGCTCGAGGCGACGGCCGTCTCGGCCCAGTTCGTCCGCCACTGCATGTTCCGCACCCGGGCCAAGCGGACCGTGCTGTTCCTCGACTGCTGCTACGGCGGCGCCTTCTCCCGGGGTTCGTCCTCGGTGCGCGCCGCGGGGGACGTCCATGTGCTGGAGTCCTTCGCCGGGGAGAGACTCGGCGGCGGACGGGGCTGGGCCGTGATCACCGCCTCCAACTCCATGGAGTACGCCTTCGAGGGCACCCAGCTCACCCGGACCGCCGCGCCGCGGCCGTCCGTGTTCACGCACGCGGTGGTGGAGGGCCTGACCACCGGGGACGCCGACCTCGACGCGGACGGCGAGGTGTCCCTGGACGAGCTGTACGAGTACGTCTTCGACCATGTCCGGCAGCAGAGCCCGCACCAGACGCCGGGCCGCACCGTCGACATGCAGGGCGACATGTACCTCGCGCACAGCCGGCGCCGGCGCATCGTGGCCAAGCCGGTGCCGCCGGCCCTGCGCAAGGCCATGGACGCCGCCAACTTCTACACCCGGCTGGGCGCGGTGGCGGAGCTGCACGCGTGGACGGAGAGCACGGACCTCGCCAAGGCGCTGGGTGCCCGCGACGCGCTGGAGGAGATCGTCCAGAACGACATCCGGGTGGTCTCGGACGAGGCGCGCAAGGCCCTCGCCGACTCCGAGCTGCGGCCCGATCCGGTGCGGCTGGACTTCGGCCGCGTGCCGCAGCACTCCGAGACCCCGCACCGACCGGTCCATCTGCTCGGCCCGCCCCTGGCCCGCGCCTGCACCCCGCATCCGAATCCGCCGGCGGGCGACTGGCTGTCCGCCGAGGAGTCGCCCGAGGGACTGGACATCGGCGTCGACACGTCCAGGGCGGGCCGGTTGAGCGGAGACTTGCTGCTGAAGGGGATCACCGGCGAGGTGACGCTCCCCGTGGAGGCGGAGATCGTCCCGGCCCCGGCCCCCCTGCCCGAACCGGAGCCGGAGCCGCCGCCCCCGCCGCCTCCCCCACCGCCGTCGGTGAGGGAACGGGCCCGGGAGGCGACCGTGTCCGCCGGACGCCAGGAGCGGAGCGGCGGACGGAGCGGGATCCATACGGTGCCGGAGGGGATCGGCGAAGGCGGGGTCCACGGGAGCCCGGGCCACGCCGTGCGAGAGGGAACCGGAGCGGGCACGGGGCGTGCCGTGCCGGCAGGGACGGAGGGCGGCGCGCCGGAGAGCGGCGGCGCGGTCGGCGCCCCCACGGCACCCCCGGGCGTCGGAGCAGACGGAGACCGCCCCCTGCCCGGCGGGGGCCATGGAGGCGGGGCCCCGGCCGCGCCGACGGGCGGCGGCGGCAAGGGGCATGCCGTGGCGCCAGGGGCCTACGGGGCCCCTCCCGCCCCGAAGGACACCGGCGGCGCGGGTCGTGCCGTACCGCAGGGAGTCCACGGTCACGCTCCCACGATCACCGGCGAAGGCGGGGGGCACGCCGTGGCGCCGGGGCCGCACGGGGGCGGAGAGCGTCCCCCGCCCGGGGATGCCGACGACGGGGAGCGCCGTACCGCGTCGGACGGCACCGGCGGGGCCGGAACCCGGACGGTCCCGGAGCGCGACGGCCCGGGGCGGGGCCCGCGGGGCCGGAAGTGGGGGCGGCGGCGTGCGGCCGACGCCCGTGCGGGGCAGGGCGAGGGCGGCGAAGCCCCGGCCCGTCGGCACGCGACCGCCCCGTCGGCCCGAGCCGCGTCGACGCCGGCTCAGGAGTCCACGCCGGTCCAAGGGCCCGCGACGGGACCGCAGCGGGCCGCCGTGTCCGTGGGGGCGCCCCGTCCCGCGGCCGGAACCGGGGGCCGTACCCGGGTCCAGCCCTCGCAACGGGCGCCGGTGCTCGCCGGGGCGGGGCTGGTCCTGGCCGTCGCCTCGGTCGGCACGGCGGCGCGGGCCGTCTACAAGGGGAGGTCGGCCGTGCAGGCGCTGCGCGATCTGAAGGGCGACCTCGGGGCCCACATCAGTGACTCGGGGATGCTCACGGCGCTGATCGTCTCGCTGGTCACGGCCGCCGTGGCGCTGCTGCTGTGCGCGCTCGCCCGGCGCGACCTGGTGCTGCGCCCCGGCCGTTACCCGCCGTCCACGGCGAGCACCACCAGGTCGGTGGTGTGGACGGCACGGCTGCTGGCCGTCCCGGCGCTGGTCGTGGGCGTGGTCCTGGCGATCGCCTACCCCGTCGCCAACAGCATCTGGTGA
- a CDS encoding CapA family protein, with the protein MVARRHAVALAVTALLAAGAACQAHEREGRLPQRPGPPAASAARGFTLVASGDVLPHSSVIERAQFDAGGAGYDFRPMFEDVKPVVTGADLALCHMETVYGANGVYSGYPVFRSPPEIAQALAATGYDGCSTASNHSLDDGAAGVQRTLDALDGAGVRHAGTARSRAEADAAALLHAGSAEVAHLAYTYGTNSPVPAEQPWTVDLIDEHRILADARAARKAGADVVVVSLHWGTEWQDAPDDGQLALARTLTASRTAGRPDIDLILGTHAHVPQAYEKVNGTWVVYGMGDQIAGEMFNHQGAEDPRGNESTVARFTFVPPKRPGGRWEVAKAEFLPQMFDVDAGRVVNLNRAIERGAGVTGVRDRIRTVVLGRGAAKDGLVMGE; encoded by the coding sequence ATCGTCGCACGCAGGCACGCGGTGGCGCTGGCCGTGACCGCCCTCCTCGCCGCCGGTGCCGCATGCCAGGCCCATGAGCGCGAGGGGCGGTTGCCCCAGCGGCCCGGGCCCCCGGCCGCCTCCGCCGCCCGCGGCTTCACCCTCGTGGCCTCCGGCGACGTCCTCCCGCACAGCTCGGTCATCGAACGCGCCCAGTTCGACGCCGGCGGCGCCGGATACGACTTCCGCCCCATGTTCGAGGACGTCAAGCCCGTCGTCACCGGCGCCGATCTGGCGCTGTGCCACATGGAGACCGTGTACGGGGCGAACGGCGTCTACAGCGGCTACCCGGTCTTCAGGTCCCCGCCGGAGATCGCCCAGGCCCTCGCCGCCACCGGCTACGACGGCTGCTCCACCGCCTCGAACCACAGCCTCGACGACGGTGCCGCCGGAGTGCAGCGCACCCTGGACGCCCTCGACGGGGCCGGCGTACGGCACGCGGGCACCGCCCGCTCCCGGGCCGAGGCCGACGCGGCCGCCCTGCTGCACGCCGGCTCCGCCGAGGTCGCCCACCTCGCCTACACGTACGGCACCAACTCCCCGGTGCCCGCGGAGCAGCCGTGGACCGTCGACCTCATCGACGAGCACCGCATCCTCGCCGACGCCCGGGCCGCCCGGAAGGCGGGCGCCGACGTGGTCGTCGTCTCCCTGCACTGGGGCACCGAGTGGCAGGACGCGCCGGACGACGGCCAGCTCGCCCTCGCCCGCACCCTCACCGCCTCCCGCACCGCGGGCCGCCCCGACATCGACCTGATCCTCGGCACGCACGCCCATGTCCCGCAGGCGTACGAGAAGGTCAACGGCACCTGGGTCGTGTACGGCATGGGCGATCAGATCGCCGGTGAGATGTTCAACCACCAGGGCGCCGAGGATCCGCGCGGCAACGAGTCCACCGTCGCCCGCTTCACGTTCGTACCGCCCAAGAGGCCCGGCGGTCGCTGGGAGGTGGCGAAGGCGGAGTTCCTGCCGCAGATGTTCGACGTCGACGCCGGCCGCGTGGTGAACCTCAACCGGGCGATCGAGCGGGGCGCCGGGGTGACGGGTGTGCGCGACCGGATCCGCACCGTCGTGCTGGGCCGGGGGGCGGCCAAGGACGGGCTGGTGATGGGGGAGTAG
- a CDS encoding zf-HC2 domain-containing protein has translation MRSLERHRDVGAYALGVLDEAEAFRFEDHLMECPQCAAQVTEFGPTARQMMLYRRATPRSVHPFAGPGPRMLDKLLAEVAVRHRAVRRRVMFALAASVVIALVGPAVAMMAGGDDSEDAVRVTATDEKSGVWAQVTIEDEAWGSDIELKVKDGAGPRDCRLIAVGHDGSEQTVTSWNVPLHDARPNTMKGGTAYHPEEVARYELRTAEGEHLVTLPAQ, from the coding sequence ATGAGGTCCCTGGAGAGGCATCGCGACGTCGGCGCGTACGCGCTCGGCGTGCTGGACGAGGCGGAGGCCTTCCGCTTCGAGGACCACCTCATGGAGTGTCCTCAATGCGCGGCACAGGTCACCGAGTTCGGCCCCACGGCGCGTCAGATGATGCTCTACCGGCGGGCCACGCCGCGCAGCGTGCACCCCTTCGCGGGGCCCGGGCCGCGGATGCTGGACAAACTGCTCGCCGAGGTGGCCGTCCGGCACCGGGCGGTCCGCCGACGGGTGATGTTCGCCCTGGCGGCCTCCGTGGTGATCGCGCTCGTCGGCCCCGCGGTCGCGATGATGGCGGGCGGTGACGACAGTGAGGACGCGGTGCGGGTCACGGCCACCGACGAGAAGTCGGGTGTGTGGGCGCAGGTGACCATCGAGGACGAGGCCTGGGGCAGCGACATCGAGCTCAAGGTGAAGGACGGCGCGGGCCCCCGCGACTGCCGGCTGATCGCCGTCGGCCACGACGGCTCCGAGCAGACCGTCACGAGCTGGAACGTCCCGCTGCACGACGCCCGCCCCAACACGATGAAGGGCGGCACCGCCTACCACCCCGAGGAGGTCGCCCGCTACGAGCTGCGCACCGCCGAGGGCGAGCATCTGGTCACCCTGCCCGCCCAGTGA
- a CDS encoding polysaccharide deacetylase family protein → MKKDQLFTRRRILLAGAAVAGAAGTAGLLAGGSDDTAGDATGPAAGAPARPAMKPSAYRLEPLTGYGPPSAAPDRVPVRREPLMSLPGHGRTMVLTFDDGPDPRYTPQILDTLARYDVRAMFFVCGEMAVDHQDLLARMADEGHVVGNHTWSHPLLTQLSRRRIRSEITRTSEVIESGCGERPRWFRAPYGAWNRATFQLGAELGMEPLAWTVDTLDWTTPGTRTIVDRVRAGAAPGVVILSHDAGGDRTQSVKALRRYLPRLLDSGYRITVPRRRP, encoded by the coding sequence ATGAAGAAGGATCAGTTGTTCACACGGCGCCGGATCCTGCTGGCCGGCGCCGCCGTCGCGGGGGCCGCCGGAACCGCCGGACTCCTCGCCGGAGGATCCGACGACACGGCCGGGGACGCCACGGGCCCGGCCGCCGGTGCCCCGGCCCGCCCTGCGATGAAACCTTCCGCCTACCGCCTCGAGCCCCTCACCGGATACGGCCCCCCGAGCGCCGCGCCCGACCGGGTCCCGGTCCGCCGTGAACCACTGATGAGTCTGCCGGGACACGGCCGCACCATGGTGCTGACCTTCGACGACGGCCCCGACCCCCGGTACACGCCGCAGATCCTCGACACCCTCGCCCGGTACGACGTACGGGCGATGTTCTTCGTGTGCGGGGAGATGGCGGTCGACCACCAGGACCTGCTGGCCCGGATGGCCGACGAGGGCCATGTCGTCGGCAACCACACCTGGTCCCACCCCCTGCTCACCCAGCTCTCCCGCCGCCGTATCCGCTCCGAGATCACCCGCACCAGCGAGGTGATCGAGAGCGGCTGCGGAGAACGCCCCCGCTGGTTCCGCGCCCCCTACGGCGCCTGGAACCGGGCCACGTTCCAGCTGGGCGCCGAACTCGGCATGGAACCCCTCGCCTGGACGGTCGACACCCTCGACTGGACCACCCCCGGCACCCGCACCATCGTCGACCGGGTCCGTGCGGGCGCCGCCCCCGGTGTCGTGATCCTCTCCCACGACGCCGGCGGCGACCGCACCCAGAGCGTCAAGGCCCTGCGCCGCTATCTGCCGAGGCTGCTGGACTCCGGCTACCGGATCACCGTCCCCCGACGGCGCCCCTGA
- a CDS encoding universal stress protein yields the protein MTEQHARQPSQEPSERFERGTDGPKVILVGVDGSDSSLRAAAYAGGLARRQHALLAVVYVQPVMAAGAAFGVPVAETTGQIAEDLVAQIREATERMRGIFDVRWEFHTLHGDPYTGLVRAADELKADAVVVGASEQAGHRIVGSVAVRLVKAGRWPVTVVP from the coding sequence GTGACGGAACAGCACGCGCGGCAGCCCTCGCAGGAACCCTCGGAACGGTTCGAACGGGGCACGGACGGCCCGAAGGTCATCCTGGTGGGGGTCGACGGCTCCGACTCCTCCCTGCGGGCCGCGGCGTACGCGGGCGGTCTGGCCCGTCGGCAGCACGCGCTGCTCGCCGTGGTGTACGTGCAGCCGGTGATGGCGGCGGGGGCGGCCTTCGGGGTGCCGGTCGCGGAGACGACCGGGCAGATCGCCGAGGACCTGGTGGCGCAGATCCGGGAGGCCACCGAGCGCATGCGCGGGATATTCGACGTGCGCTGGGAGTTCCACACCTTGCACGGCGACCCGTACACCGGTCTGGTGCGGGCCGCGGACGAGCTGAAGGCCGACGCGGTGGTGGTGGGCGCCTCCGAGCAGGCCGGACACCGGATCGTGGGCTCGGTCGCGGTGCGCCTGGTGAAGGCGGGGCGGTGGCCGGTGACGGTGGTGCCGTAG